The DNA segment TACAACAATGGTTTGAGGACTTTTCCCTAAAATACCTGTCTCAACTCGGCTGGACAGAAGGTCAACTTTATCGCCTCAACTTAGCACTAGCAGAGGGCTTTACCAATGCAGTTCGTCATGCACATCGTGCTTTACCGCCAGAAACGACCATAGAAATTGAGGTCAGCCTATGGATTAACAAAATAGAAATTAGAATTTGGGATCATGGCAATCCGTTTGATCCTGATGCGATCGCTGAACCAGTACCAGGTACTCTACAAGTGGGAGGCTATGGCTGGTTTCTCCTCCGGCGCTTGGCTGACCGTGTGGTCTACGAACGTAGCGAGGATGGTAGAAATTGTTTAGTCATAGTTAAGTATGCCAAGGAAGGACAATATTAGGGGAGTGAGGGAAGATGAGTAGAAATTTTTGCTTAGAGACTTCCAGATAAAAAAATATGCAAGATGTAGGGTGCGTCAGTGTGACAGAACCACCCTAGCAAACTTCAATTAACCGAGTAGGGTGCTTTTAACTTAAAGCATTTTTGTATAAAAAATTATACTTGTAGCAGTAGAGTTAGCATACGAGTTGCTGTTAATACTTTGTTAAAATTAGGCAAAATTATTGTAGGTGGGAAGTCGAATTGAGATGTTTATAAGTAGAATAAACCCTCAGTAATTCTTCCCTAGCCTGCTGTAGCTCTTTATTGGTCAAAGAGGGGATGGGGAAGAGGATATGACTAAAACAGCCTTAGTTACAGGTATTACTGGTCAAGATGGCTACTATCTCAGCCATTTGCTCCTCAATCAAGGTTATCGAGTAGTGGGATTAGTTTCACCACACCGCCAACCGAATTTGGCAAAGTTAGGGGATTTGGCAAACAAGGTAGAAATATATAATGTTGATTTGAGAGATCCTGTAGCATTGTTAAATGCAGTGGAACAACTGCGTCCCCAAGAAATTTATAATTTAGCTGCACCTAGTTTTGTGCCTGATTCGTGGAAAGACCCACTAGGAACTTTGGATCTGATTACTGGGACTGCTACCCGACTGTTAGATGCAGTCCGACAGGTTGGTTTATCTACAAGATTCTATCAAGCTAGTAGTTCCGAGATGTTTGGGGATGTTTTATCTTCTCCTCAAGATGAAGAAACCAGCTTTCGTCCCAAAAATCCCTACGCAGCAGCAAAGTTACACGCCCATTGGACAATGGTGCATCACCGACAGCGCTATGGTCTATTTGCCTGTAGTGGCATTTTATATAACCATGAGTCACCTTTACGCCCGCCTCAATTTGTTACGCGTAAAGTTTCTTTGGCTGCTGCATCGATTAAGTTGGGTTTAGCTCAGACACTGGAAATGGGTAACTTAGATGCTAAACGTGATTGGGGATTTGCTGGCGATTACGTCAAAGCTATGTGGCTGATGTTGCAAGCAGAGGAACCAGAAGAGTACGTAATAGGTACA comes from the Nostoc sp. PCC 7120 = FACHB-418 genome and includes:
- a CDS encoding GDP-mannose 4,6-dehydratase encodes the protein MTKTALVTGITGQDGYYLSHLLLNQGYRVVGLVSPHRQPNLAKLGDLANKVEIYNVDLRDPVALLNAVEQLRPQEIYNLAAPSFVPDSWKDPLGTLDLITGTATRLLDAVRQVGLSTRFYQASSSEMFGDVLSSPQDEETSFRPKNPYAAAKLHAHWTMVHHRQRYGLFACSGILYNHESPLRPPQFVTRKVSLAAASIKLGLAQTLEMGNLDAKRDWGFAGDYVKAMWLMLQAEEPEEYVIGTGKLHSVKELVSIAFESVGLNWQNHVVINTDLLRQDEHFQLVANPIKAKKNLGWETEVSFERLLEKMVQTDVERLQSGAIAQASEGKLLVD
- a CDS encoding ATP-binding protein, which encodes MLGIMQHDHLTIKSELKLLNQVQQWFEDFSLKYLSQLGWTEGQLYRLNLALAEGFTNAVRHAHRALPPETTIEIEVSLWINKIEIRIWDHGNPFDPDAIAEPVPGTLQVGGYGWFLLRRLADRVVYERSEDGRNCLVIVKYAKEGQY